The genomic region CGTGGATTGCTAAATAGAGTTATTCTTAAAAAATGCTTAGGTTTTTTATTCAACTATTCAATTGCTTCAACAAATTTGACTTTATACAGAGACCTGTATTAACAACCAGCTTAAAACTCTTAGATGCTAATTTGACATCTTAGTTAACAAATCATTTTGAATTTTGATTGTGTATACTGCTAACATACAAGCAACACTCATATATTATTTATAACAATGTTTACACATTAAAAATGCATGTTGTTTGCTCTAATATTAAAGTAGCTGAATAATCTAATCAGTAATCACAACACCGAACATTTAACAAAATAATCACAAGAATTCATGATAGAaacaatgtttaaacaaaacaTCAACTCATATTAATCATTGTTTCACCATTTATTCAAAACACAACTGAAATTAAATGAAACTGGTGAAAAAAACAACCAAATAATTAACATACAGAAATCCTATAACGTACCATGGCTATGATTTAACAGGTGGGATCAACATTCTCGGAGATTAAAGTCCGGGCGATTCGATTTGGTCGGAAGAAACTTCTAGGGTTTTGAGTATGGAAACAGGACTCTTTAGAACTCGAAAATAGTCCGGATACGACGTCGTTGTTCGAAAGACAGTTAATCACCTATGTATGATTGGTTCGAAaaagtaggggtgttcatcgaatcgaatatcgaattttcgaattattcgaatcgaattattcgaataatttttattttcccttgaattcgtattcgattcgaattcgattaaaaattaccgaattcgattcgaattagtattcgaataaaaaacccaatttgtattcgattcgtattcgattaaaaattcgaattcgaatcaaattcgaataaattcgatttgattatgattctttaaaaacatgtaaataactattagaataaaacataaattttaaaacaaGCATAAAGCACGATATCACATTATAAAGTTCCATATAAAGTACTataagtctaaaattcaaaacgagaagtcgggaataaccacttcacattacaagttaatatttttagggttagaaatttattaatagatttgttacttaggttttagttatgggacatgtagtgggtttggtaaagggtaattttaatacttggaataaattttgataataatttatagtatagcctaataaaaattatatatgtattatatataaaaataataaataaaaatgtataatttttattcgaatttcgaatcgaatcgaatttgaaattacaAATTCGTATTCGGTTCGTATTCGATTTTATTTactcgaattgaatcggattcgaattcgaattcttataatcgaaacgaattcttgataattgAATCGAATTTaatcgaatttcgaatttttcgaattcgaaacgaattctgaacacccctacgAAAAAGGGGAGTAGGTAGTTTACAAGCAGGGTTGGCCTATTCTACTTCTCAACTCCGTCTACGTAGTGTAAAAATACTCTTTAACTGTCCCTAGCATAAAAATACCTCTCAATTTCGTCTATGTAGTGTAAGTTTTTTAATACAAAGGATACCACTGATCCGAAAAAAAAAGGATACCGCTAAATTTTTGAGATAGATCCGCCACTATAAGTATACCACATGAATCTTTCattattagattagattagataaAAATTAAGTATTCTAGTGGAAATCTATATAGAATTaagggatattggatttaaataaccaaAACTTTCATCaattggccgataacactccCCACTTTTGATTTGTACACcagcactcccaactttcaacttattggcaGATAACACTCCCTAACTAACTGAACCCTAACACGGTTAGCTGATGTCAGCTGTCACATCATCAAAAATGTCATGTCAGCTACCACATCAGTTACCACATCATCAAAaatgccacatcagctgccacatcagcaaaaatgtccacatcagcaaaaactaactaggttaaagttCAGTTAGTTAGGGAGTGTTATCcgccaataagttgaaagttgagagTGCTGATGTACAAAACGAAAGTTAGGAGTGTTATCGACCAATTGGTAAAAGTTGAGGTTATTTAAATCCGATATCCTTAGAATTAAATGGTAATAACGATATACATAAACTAGTTATGAAATAATGCTATATAGGAGGTAAAAAAAATATTTGCCCGGTtagttattaattaattaaattaaatattgcTAATAAATAAACAAATCCATGATTGTTGGGGAGAGGTTCAATGGATAGACTCCCTAATTCGAATCCAACACAAAACCAAAACCTGATAGTATATACACCAAACAAATTTCAACAATTCGATTACAAGTATAATTCGGAAAAAGCAATTTTCATCTATAAATTAGTTTGCAACTTGTTATTCATTCTTCTTCTATACAACTTCAAACAATTCTGTTGATTCTTCTATACAATTCCGAATACAAGTATAAAACTCAAAAGAGCAATTTGTCATCTATAAACAGTTTGTTATTCATATCCTACTATATATACAACAATGGCTGGTGGTGGTGTGATCTCTTCCAGTAACACAAAAGCTTATCCTGGTGAACTCACATGCAAAGTACTAATAACATGTTTGGTAGCAGCATGCGGCGGTCTTATATTCGGTTATGACATTGGAATATCGGGTGGAGTCACATCAATGGCGCCGTTTTTGAAGGAATTTTTCCCTGATGTTTACAAAAAGCAGTCCGAAATTAAAGACTCTAGCAACCAATATTGCAAGTTTAACAGTGCAACATTGACCATGTTCACATCATCCTTGTATTTGGCTGCACTTTTGGCTTCATGTGTTGCATCCTACATAACCAAGGCTTGGGGGCGGAAAATCTCCATGCTTACCGGCGGTATCACCTTCTGCGTTGGAGCATTGTTGAACGTTGTTGCCCTATCCGTCTGGATGCTTATTGTGGGTCGGATTCTTCTCGGCATCGGGATTGGGTTTGCTAATCAGGTAATAATTCATCCATACCTCCTATTTGTTTGTTGGCAGTATAGGTGGTTTCGCTAATGATCAAAATTTGCCGTTTAAAGAAACTACACTACTGATTTGAACTAGCAGGATTTCAACTTTTattttttacaaaatatatttaatttactacTTTAAACTCGTTTTCTTTATTATAtccacaaaataaaaaaaaaatgtagtATTGCTAATTGTTACACGTCTACACTAATCAAGAATAATAATCGTTGATTTGAATGAATTGGATAACGGTGGGATCATGAATAATCagatttcaattttttttccttttaaaaTATTATTTCGTGATATATACACTATTTCAAACGGCACACACTATTCGCACACCAAGGCTGCCTATTTGCACGCTTTGgatttatatacgctgcgtatagaggtTTACGCAATAGTAGTGTTTAACTAGTAGTTTCAATATTGTGGCACCATATAAACCTTTATAGTAGAACGATatatatagcttgttatgatatGTATTATAGATATATATACAAATTTTTATCTTGATGAATGTATATGTTTGTTTCATGTTTATAGTCAGTGCCTCTATATCTCTCGGAGGTGGCTCCTTACAAGTGGCGTGGCGCATGCAACGTGCTGTTTCAGCTCTCGATTACCATTGGAATTCTAGTCGCGAATGCTGTTAACTATGGATTCGCCCAAATCAAGGGCGGATGGGGCTGGCGCTTGAGTTTGGGTGGCGCTATTATCCCCGCTGTTATCTTTATCGTCGGCTCTTTAACACTCGCCGATACCCCAAACTCCCTTATCCAACGCGGAAAACTTCAAGAAGCCAAAGATAGATTACTAAAAATTCGTGGTGTGGACAACGTGGATGAAGAGTTTAACGTTGAAGCAAGTGAACAATCTAAAAAGATTGAAAGCCCATGGTTGAATCTTTTGAAAAGAAAATATAGACCACAAGTGTTTTTCGCGATTATTATTCCGTTCTTTC from Helianthus annuus cultivar XRQ/B chromosome 10, HanXRQr2.0-SUNRISE, whole genome shotgun sequence harbors:
- the LOC110882555 gene encoding sugar transport protein 1; translation: MAGGGVISSSNTKAYPGELTCKVLITCLVAACGGLIFGYDIGISGGVTSMAPFLKEFFPDVYKKQSEIKDSSNQYCKFNSATLTMFTSSLYLAALLASCVASYITKAWGRKISMLTGGITFCVGALLNVVALSVWMLIVGRILLGIGIGFANQSVPLYLSEVAPYKWRGACNVLFQLSITIGILVANAVNYGFAQIKGGWGWRLSLGGAIIPAVIFIVGSLTLADTPNSLIQRGKLQEAKDRLLKIRGVDNVDEEFNVEASEQSKKIESPWLNLLKRKYRPQVFFAIIIPFFQQLTGMNVFMFYAPVLFKTMGFGDNASLLSALITGAVNSLATLVSISLVDKFGRRFWFLEGGIQMLVMQVVITVAIGYKFGINGNPGELESWYSILVVLAICIYIAGFAWSWGPLGWLVPSEIFPLEIRSSAQSVTVAVNMIFTFFIAQIFLQMLCALRFGLFIFFLCWVVVMTMVIYLYLPETKGIPIEEMGGIWKEHWYWKKFVPVADEEMAEVKGTNKDEEC